The genomic interval GAAGCCTCCGTCGATCGCCGCGAAGGGTCGCGGCGGGGAGCGCTCCGCGAGGATCGCGTCGAGCGGGCGCGGCCCTTCGCTCGGCACGACCGTCACGTGACGGCCCGCCCCCAAAGAGAACGAGGCGACCACCACGCGGCCCGACCAGCCCTCGGCTTCCACCCGCCGGACCGACAAGGTCAGGATCGAATCGCGGGCGCGGACCGTCTCCTCGACGCGCGGCGTCTCCGGCGTGGGCGGCGTGGGCGACGCGGGCGGCGCGGACGGCTCGCAGGCGACCAGGATGAGCGCGAGGATCGAGAGGCGCATCGACCGGGAGGAGACGCGGGAGGGCGGTCGCCTCATTCCGCGAGCCGCTCCGAGACGAAGCGCTGGCATCCGCGCGCCCCGAGCGCGAGCCCCGCGGCCGAGCACGACACGACCACGAGCGCGAGCGCGAACAGCAGCCACGGCAGCGCGGCGCGACGCGGCTTCTCCGGCGGCGCGGGCGTCGGCGCGGTCACCCGGCTCGGCGTCGACGGCGCGTCGGGCGGCGCGGTGAAGCGGGCGGGCTCCCCGGGCTGGGGCGTGCCCGGCGACAGCCCGAACGGATCCTCGATCGCGTGGCGCCGGCCGTCCGTCTCCTCGGCGTCGGCGAAGAGATCGACCGCCGCGTCCATCACCAGGCTGCTCCGCCCGGTGGTCCGGCCGATGGCGTCGGCGAAGGCCTCCGCGAACGCGCCCATCGTCGCGAACCGCTCCTTCGCGTTGGGCGCCATCGCGCGGCCGATCACCGGCTCGAGCGAGGCGGGCAGGCCCGGGCGCGCCTCGGTCAGGGGGACCACGCGCCCCTCCATCACGCAGCCGAGGAGCTGCCCCTGATCGGCGGCGGGGAACGGCGAGGCTCCCGCCAGCGCCTCGTAGGTCAGCACGCCACACGCGTACACGTCCGTGCGCGCCGTCGCGTCCTTGGCCG from Sandaracinaceae bacterium carries:
- a CDS encoding serine/threonine-protein kinase, giving the protein MDPQDLTDDTLVLSGFTSGAFFAERYRLEKLLGAGAMGKVFSATDTRTGNTVAIKVLHPERARKEIVLERFRREAEILRALGHGGIVRVLDAGRSAEGVDYLAMELLEGRTLKATTQADGPFDPGAFLPILIQICDALDAAHLQGVVHRDLKPDNIFIVPSGDVKVVDFGLSRLGSTDRITKTGVMIGTPRYMAPEQIRSAKDATARTDVYACGVLTYEALAGASPFPAADQGQLLGCVMEGRVVPLTEARPGLPASLEPVIGRAMAPNAKERFATMGAFAEAFADAIGRTTGRSSLVMDAAVDLFADAEETDGRRHAIEDPFGLSPGTPQPGEPARFTAPPDAPSTPSRVTAPTPAPPEKPRRAALPWLLFALALVVVSCSAAGLALGARGCQRFVSERLAE